One Skermanella pratensis genomic window, TCAGGCGGAACAGCGTCACCATCCCGAACTCTCCTTGCTGCGGACGATGACCGCCAGGTTCAGAAGCTGCGAACTGACGGTCAGGCCGGTCGGAGAGATCCGGTCGGGATCGATCTCGAACCGGATGCGTCCGTCGTCGGGTACGAAACCGATCATGCCGCCCGAGCGGACGAACCCGGGATTGTCCCCGACGGTCAGGACGGGTTGGCCTTGCAGGTACCCGGCGAGGCGTTCCATCCCGTCGGCGTATGGGCGTCCGACGAACATGATCCGGCACCACTTCAGGTCTTCGGGCTTCATCATCCGCCGGATGGCGACCGGTCTCCCGTCGACGGGCTTGCCCTGCAGCATGTCCAGCGCCGTGCCGAACGGGTCTTCGCCCAGTATGCAGATGGTGAACGGCTCCAGACCCGCTTTCTGCGCGGAGGGCCAATCCGTGAACTTCGCGAAGTTGTAGAGAAACGCGGCCTTGACCTCGTACTCGCTGGGAGCTGCGGAGACCCTGGGGACAAGGCCGCCGGTCGAGAGCAGCAAGGCCAGAATGGCCACGGCTTCCAAGGTCAGGTTCAGGACGGAGCGGCGAGGCATGCTTCAGAATCGCAGCGTCGCTTTGGCATAGACGCCGCGCTCCACGCGGGTTGGATCGGTGGACAGGAACTCCGGGCGGTATTCGAGGCGGGCGCCGCCGACGAGGTTCTGCCCGACCAGGGACAGCTCCACGCCTTCCGCCACCCGCCAGCCTATGCGCGCATCCAGGGTCGTGTAGCCGTCGATCCCAAGCGCCGGCAGATCACCGACATGCCGAAGGATCACGTCGAGTTCGATGTCGTCCGTCAAGTCGGTGGAGGACTGGAGATCGAGCTGATGCTGTGGACTGCTGCCGTTGGCGGCTGCCGCAGAGACGGTGTCGCCGCTGCCGGCATCGGACTCCGCGTCCATCTTCAGCAGGGTATAGGCGCCGCGAAACCGCCAGCTTTCGATCGGCTGCCACTCGGCGGCGACCTCCGCTCCCCAGGTCCTGGCGCTCAGGCGGTTGCCGGCCAGGAGCGGCAACGCGAACCGCGGCGCCGGAGAGGCGGAGAAGGCGATCGGCTGGGGCTCCAGCGACAGCAGATTGTCGTAGATGTTGTAGAAGGCCGCAACGTCAAGCGACAGGTTGGCGACCGGGTTGGTCCGGTAGCCGGCTTCGAACGCCAGCAGATCCTCCGAATCGAAGCCACGCTGTCCCGTCGCCTCGACCGTCACCGGCAGTCCGCCCGGCCCGGGCCGGGTCGTCTGCACGATCCGGATGTCATCCTCGGCCCGTGACGGCGTGCGCACCGCGCGCGATACGGCGGTCCAGAACGTGTGATCCGCCGCGGGGGTCCAAAGCAGGCGGGCGCTCGGCTGCAGTTCGACGCCGCTGTAGCCGTTCTGTTCGAATTTGGACCCCACGGTGAAGCGGAGCATGTCGGGAATCAGCGTGATCTCGTCCTGGACGAAAGCGTTGATCACCTGCTCCGTCCGCCGGACCGGTGCGACCGAAAGGGAGAAGGTGCTATCGATATCGTCGGAGTGCAGCCGGTATCCGGCTCCCCAGACCATATCGTGCCGTTCCAGCGGTTTGACATGATGCTGGAACTCCACGTCCAGGGTGTCATTCGTCACCTTTACCTGGGGCAGGTGGACGGTCTCCCGGCTGACATAGGCCCGGAGCGAAATCTCCGAGGCAGTCGAAAGAGTCCGGGTCCATCGTCCCAGGATGTCGGCGTTCAGCAGCCTGTCCTGTTGTTCGACCGTGCGGGCGAAAGGTGCCGTGGGTTCGAACATCGTGGAGCTTTCGCCCGCCCGCCCGGTGGTGACGCCGCCCTGCGCGGTGAAGCTGTTCGCCGGGCCGGAGTTCCAGTCCGCGCGGAAGCCGAAGCGGCTGCGGTTCATGTCGTCGGACGCCTCTTCTCCCGACTCTGTCAGGCCCCCGTCACGGCGCATGTGCTTGGCATGGATCCGGTAGTGGCCGTCCCCGCCGGCGAAGGCGTCGCCGAACCGGATACCGCCCGATGCCCGTTCCTCGACGCCGGCGGCGCCGGTCACGAGAAGGCCCTGGGTTGCCGCGGCCGGCTTGGTGATGATGTTGATCACGCCGTTGACCGCGTTGGCACCCCACAGCGTTGCGCCGGGGCCACGGATGACCTCGATGCGGTCGACGTCTTCCAGGAGCGTGTCCTGCAGTTCCCAGAAGACGCCGGAGAACAGGGGCGTGTAGATGCTGCGCCCGTCGATCAGCACCAGGAGCTTGTTGGCGAACCGCCCGTTGAACCCCCGCGCCGAAATCGCGTACTTGCTGGCGTTGATGCGAGCGACCTGGACCCCGGAAATCAGGCGAAGCGCGTCGGGAATGCTGGTGGCGCCGGAGCGCCGGATGTCGTCACCGGTAAGGACGGAAACGGCTGCGGCGACCTTGCCCAGCGTCTCGGTCCGCTTCGATGCCGAGGTGACCTCGACCCGGAGGTTCATCAGGTCTTCGAGGCTGAGATGCGTCAGGTCCGCTATACCGGCCCGTTCGGCTGCGATTGCGCTGGACGCCATCGGCAGGAGAGCCGCGGTGATAACCGACAGCAGCGCCTTGAGACCGGGCCTGAGTCGCACGGTAGCTACCCCATGGAATATACGCAGGTATTCTAATTTGCGGCAATTTGGTTTAAAAAAGGTCTAATTTTCGGAAGAACCATCTCGTCTTCGGCCGTCCTCCGCCGTTTGTCGGCGAGCAGCCGGCTCTGCGGGAACGTCACCGAGACCGTCGTACCGACACCAACGGCGCTGTGGATGCACAGCGATCCGCCGTGAAGTTCGATCAGCCGTTTCGTCAACGGCAGACCGAGGCCGGTACCGTCGTAGCGGCGCGACAGGGAACTGTCGATCTGCCCGAACTTGGCCAGGGCGATCGGGATATCCTCGACCCGCATTCCGATGCCTGTGTCGGCGACTTCGAACACTAATCCGCCCGACTGTTCCCCTGCGGGGTCTCCGCCGGGGGAGTCGCAGCGGATCCGGAGCGTCACCTTTCCCCCTTCGGGAGTGAACTTCAGCGCGTTCGACAGGATGTTCAGCAGGATCTGCCTGACCCGGAACTCGTCCGCCCACAGGATGGGCGGCGGCTGATCGGGCAGGTCGAGTGACAAGGCGATGTGCTTGGCGTCGGCCTGCGTCTGGAGCAGCCGGCGGCAGGCTCGCAAGGTCCCGCACACGTCGATTCTGTCCTCGCGAAGTTCGATCATGCCCTGTTCGGCCTTGGACAGGTCAAGGATCGCGTTGATCAGCTGCAGAAGGTGTTCGCCGCTCTCATGGATTATCCGGACGTAGTCCTGGTAATGATCGTTGCCGAGCGGTCCGTAAAGCTTCATGTCCATGATCTCGGTGAAGCCCAGGATCGCGTTCATGGGCGTGCGAAGCTCGTGGCTCATGTTCGCCAGGAAGTCCGACTTGGCACGGTTCGCGGCCTCGGCCTGCTCCAGCGCCTGGCGCAGCGTGTCCTCGCCGCGCCGCCGTTCGGATATGTCCTGCGCCACGCCGACGACGCGCACCACTCTCCCGCGACGGTCAAGAACCGTCCGCCCCGTGAAGCGTATGATCCGCTTTTCGTCGAGGTCTTGCTCTCCGGTTCCGGCGATGCGTACGTCGATTCCTTTCTCGACCGGCGCGCCTGCCGCGAGGATGCGGTCGATGGCGGCCTCGAAATGTGCGCGGTCGTCCGGATGCACGCGGTCGATCACGGCGGAAAGGCTCGGCCGGACTTCCGCGACACCGTCATAGACGGCATCGGGGCCGGCATCGTAGCCCAGGAGGCGGAACATCTCGCGGGACCATGTCATTTCTCCCGACCGGATGTCCCAGTCCCAGCTGCCCAACGCCGCGATGCGCTGTGCCTGGGCCAGCCGCCGCTCGCTCTCGCCCAGCCGCCGCAGGCTTTCGTTCGCCCGCAGCATGTAGCGCAGGCGTTGTATCAGGATCGTCCAGTTGATCGGCTTGGTGACGAAGTCGGTCGCCCCGGCATCGTAGGCGGTGCGGATCGACCCGACATCGTCCAGCCCGGTGACCATCAGGACCGGTACATGGGCGCCGATACCCATGGGGAGGCGGCGCAGGGCGGCGCAGGTCGCGAAGCCGTCCATTCCCGGCATGAGAACATCGAGCAGCACCAGATCGGGCTCGCGCTCCTGAAAGATCGCGAGTGCGGGACCGCCATCGCTCGCATCCGCGACCTGGAAGCCTTCCTGCTCCAGAGCCTGTCGGTAGAGATATCGGGCCACCGGATCGTCGTCGACGACGAGAACGAAGGGTTGCCTCCAATCGCTCCAGCCGGAGTTTGCTGATTCGACATGCATGGCGACCATTCAAATCCGTGGGAAAAACGCTCCTGCGGCGTACTGCGACCGGCCAGGCTTCTTCCGAACCGCCCGTCGAGTTCCGCTTTTAATAAAGTTATCGGAAAAAGCGGTTTAATGCATTACGACCTTGGCTCTCCTGTCCGGCGACGATCGGGCTAGCTGCATAAGCGTTTGGTGATAGGAGGCGGGGAGGCGGGGCAAGCAATATCCGAGGCGGCGCAGCGGATCGGCGAGGGCATCGGGCTGATCCTGTCCGTCGCGTCGCAAACCAGTATGCCGGCCCTGAATGCGACGATCGATGCCGCCTGCACCGGGAGGGCCGGCAAAGGGCTTCACCGTGGTCGCCTCCGGTAGCCCAGATCCAGGAAGCCGCGGGCGGAGCCGTTTCGGCCATGGCCGACATCGGCCGCACCATCAGCGGGTCGGGGAGACCGGGACCTGCCTACCCGGCATCCGGGCGGCCCGGCGGCGTTCCGCCCCGCACATCCTCGCTCTGCTGCGGAATGTGCGGGCCGAGGCTGCGGCGGCGGTGCTCCACCGCGAACACGTGGCTGTACAGGTTGGCGATCCAGCGCTTGCCCGAGCTGGTCATCTGGAGGTAGCGGAGGCCATGCCCGACATAGGGCTCGATCCGGGTCCAGAAGAACTCCGGGTAATAATCGACCAGATCGGCGGGCGACTGGTAGCCCAGCCGGTCCGCCACTCCGGTCTCCCGGAATTCGTGAAAGAGGCCCGAGATCTTGCGCATGTACATCGGGTCGGCGAGCTGGCCCACCAGGTCGGCGGCCCTGACCAAGCCGGCCTCGGTATCGGTCGCGTCGTGGTCGCCGTCGTCCGGCACCGGGAACCGGGTCAGCTCGATGCTCCGGGTCACCCGGTCCGCGTCGATTTCGGGATCGTCGCCGAACCGGGCGCGCACGAACAGCTTGGAGCGCTCGATGTGGTAGGGGGCGAGGAACGCGTCGGTCGATCCCCTGGGCAGGCGTATCGAATTTCCGGCATCGTCGATCACGCAGGTGTCCGCCTCGTCGCCGGGACATACGCCGCGGACGTAGCCGATATCGTGCGTCATCAGCGCCAGCAGGAAATGCACCCAGTCGGACGGCGTGACCCGGTGCGAGATGATCCGGCCGCGCAGGATATCCTGTCCGACCAGCGTCACCATGATCGTGTGGTGGACATCGTGGTAAAGAGCGTCGCTGTTGGCGATCCGCTCCACCGCGAGCCGGGCGGCGCATGCCAGGAAATCCGCCCTCTGGGGCTCCCGCACGCCGAAAGTGTTCCGGTAGGCTTTTGAGATCTCCTGCCCGAACGCTTCCGCCGTGAGCGTGGTCATGTCGAACATCGGCAGCTCCCCCAAGAGTCGGCCGTATCATGATCCATTTTGACCGGGTCGGGTAATCGGGAAGTCGCGCCGTCCCGGATTAATCCGGATTTACCCATCGGGCGGCCTTTCCTCAGGCGGTCCAGGCGCGGTGGACCCGGGCGGTCTCGTCCTCCAGGAAAGCATCCTCGTCGTCGTAGGAGGCGAGCAGGCCGAACTCGTCGACCAGCGCGAAGAAGGCGGGCGGCGGCCGCTTGCCGTCCCGGCGGCGGACCAGCGCGGTCAGCAGGGGACGGGCATTCTCGAAATCATGCGTGGTCAGCGCCGCCAGGATGGTGGCGACCGATTTCGCGTTGGCCGCCTGCGCACTGCCGGAAAGCGGCAGCTTCACCGCGGCGGCCAGCTCGGCGACGGTGACGGTCTGCCGTTCACGCGCGGCCAGGGCCAGGAACTCGCAGGCGTCGATCGTCCTGCGGACCAGCTTGTCCTCCCGCAGCTCGGCGAGCAGGGCCGCGTCGTCGGGAAACCGGCGGGCGAGACGCAGGGCCAATGTCAGCATCGGTACCATCGATTGCTCCTCTCGGCAGGGATTCTGGCGGGTTTCCGACAGAATCATGGATAAGGCCGAGGCATGAGCAAACCGCGTGCCGCCGGTCACCCGGCCGCCGTCACCGGCCGTACGGATAGCACCGCGTGTCGAACGCCACGCGCATATGGCGCGCCAGGAGCGAGTAGTCCTCCATGAATTCGGGGAACGGTGACTTGTTGGCGTGGGCGACGCCGACATCGATCCGCTTCGGCCGGATCATCGCCGTCGATACCGGCTCGGCGTTTCGGTTCCGAAGGGAAAAGAAGCGCGCTTCGGCGAAGTCGCCGGGCGGCATCGCGCGGCGGTCGGCGACATGCTTGGCGAAATACTTGGACACGGCATGGTTCATGCGGAAACTTTCCCAATCCGCGGTCGCCTGGTCGATCAATTCGACCCAGTAACGACCTTCCACGGTCGAAAGGAACATTCCTTACCTTCCTGGCCCGTACGGCCCTTTATCGTCCGCAATCGGGGAACACCCGGCGTCATACTCCCATACCGGACGTTATTGGATTGCACCGACTACAGGAACAGGAAATGCAGGAAGCAAGACTGAAGCGCGCCGCCAAGGCGCTGGGCGAGATGCCTCTGACGGCGAAGCACGAGGTCGGCGAGGTCGAGGCGTTCAGCCTTCGCACATACCTTGAGGAGATCCTGGTGGACGAGGCCAGCTCCGACATAGACATCGACCGCGTGCTGGAGCGGATGGTCGAACTGGCGGTCACGGCGTACAACCGGGACGTATAGCGGGGTCACAGCGCAAGGTAGGCCCGCCGGACCTGCTCGTCGGCGGCAAGCTCCTCCAGGGTGCCGCCGAAGCGGATCCGTCCCTTCTCGATCACGTAGGCCCGGTCGCCGACCAGCCTGGCGAAGTGCAGGTTCTGCTCGGACAGGATGATGGTCAGGCCCTCGGCCTTCAGGCCGACGATCGCGTGGGCCATCATCTCGACGATGCGCGGGGCGAGCCCTTCCGAGGGCTCGTCGAGCAGGACTGCCAGCGGATTCCCCATCAGGGTCCGGGCGATGGTGAGCATCTGCTGCTCGCCGCCGCTCATGCTGCCGCCGCGGCGGCAGCGCATCTCCGCGAGGTTGGGGAACAGGGCGAAGAGGCGGTCCGGCGTCCAGTGGGGAGCGCCGTTGCGCCGGGGCCGGCGCCCGACCTCCAGGTTTTCCATCACCGTCAGTTCGGTGAAGATGCGGCGGTCCTCCGGCACGTAGCCGAGGCCGAGCCGTGCGATCTCGTGTGGGGCCCGGCGGGAGACGTCGTGCCCGTCGAACATCACGTCGCCCCGGCGGCTGTCGACCAGTCCCATGATCGAGCGCAGGGTCGTGGACTTGCCGGCGCCGTTGCGCCCTAGAAGGGCCACCACCTCGCCGCGCGAGGCGGACAGCGTGACGTCCGACAGGATATGGGCACGGCCGTAGAAACTGTTCAGGCGCTCCACCCGCAGGATCGGGGCGGTCACGGCGACCCGCTCGCGAACATGGCGCCGCTGCCGAGATAGATCTCCTGGACCCGGCGGTCGGCGCGCACCTCCCGCGGCGGGCCGGACGCGATCAGTTCGCCGCGGTTCAGCACGATGATCCGGTCGGCGTGGGCGAAGACGACATCCATGTCGTGCTCCGTGAACAGAACGGCGATGCCGCGCTCCCGGACGAGTTCGGCGGTCAGGGCCATCAGGTCGATGCGCTCCGCGGGGGCCATGCCGGCTGTCGGCTCGTCCATCAGGAGCAGCCGGGGCTCTCCCGCCAGCGCCATCGCCAGTTCGACCCGTTTCAGGTCGCCATAGGCCAGCACGCCGCATGGGCGGTCCGCTTGCGGGACCATGCCGACGAGATCGAGCAGGGCCAGGGCCGCGTCGATATGGCGGCGCGATGCCCGGCCCCATAGGTCGTAAAGCCGCCGGTGGTGCGATATCAGCACCATCTGGATGTTCTCCAGCACGGTCATTGAGCCGAAGGTGGCGGTTATCTGGAAGGTCCGGCCGACGCCCAGGCGCCAGATCCGGCGAGGCGACTTGCCGACCAAGCTGGCACCGTTCAGCCGGATGTCTCCGGCGTCGGGCCGGATCTGGCCGTTCAGCATGTTGAAGCAGGTGGTCTTGCCGGCGCCGTTGGGTCCGACCAGGGCAAGCAGTTCGCCGGCCGCGACCGAGAAATCCACGCCCTTGACGGCATGGACGCCGCCGAACGACTTGGACAGGCCGGAGACGTCGAGTACCGCCATGGTCACCGGGCCTCCCGCCCGGCCGCGAGACGGGACAGGGTTCCGACGACGCCCTGGGGGAAGAGCAGCACCAGCAGGATGATCGCGAGGCCCAGCATCAGTCTCCAGTAGTCGGTATGGCGGACCATCTCCGTGCTCAGCGCGTGGAACACCGCGGCCCCGGCCAGCGGCCCGGACAGCGTCTGCACGCCGCCCAGCAGCACCATCACCAGGGCATCGACCGAGCGGGGGATCGCCAGCAGGGTCGGGAAGACGCTGCCCTTGGAGTAGGCGTAGAGCCCGCCGGCCAGACCGGCGAAGGCGCCGGCGACCGCGAAGGCCAACCATTGATGGCGGCGCACGTCGATGCCGACCGCGTCGGCCCGGAGAGGCGAATCCCGGCCGGCCCGCAACGCGAACCCGAAGGGCGAGAAGATGATCCGGCGCATCATCAGGATGCCGCCGGCACACAGGGCCAGCGACAGGTAGTAGAAGACCCAGCGCGGTGACGCCCACGATGCCGGCCAGACGCCGAGAATGCCGTTGTCCCCTCCCGTCACGGCGGACCACTGGAAGGCCACGGACCAGACGATCTGGGCGAAAGCCAGGGTGAGCATCGCCAGATAGACCCCCGACAGCCGCACGCAGAACCATCCGAACAGCAGGGCTCCCATCCCGGCGAGCAGCGGAGCGGCCGCCAGCCCTGCCGCCATGCCGGCCGACAGGTGCTTGACCAGCAGCCCCGCGCCGTAGGCTCCGAGGCCGAAATAGGCGGCATGGCCGAACGATACCATGCCGCCCGGACCCATCATGAAATGCAGGCTGGCGGCGAACAGCGCCAGGATCGTCATCTCGGTCAGCACCGCCAGGGCATAGTCGCCGAGCAGGGCGGGAAGGGCGGCCAGCACCGCCAGCAGAACCGCTCCCGCGAGCCGCAGGCCAGGCGTCGCGGGGCTTAGGGGAGTCTCGACGCCATGGCCGCCGCCGCGTGCCGCCGCCTGGGGGCGGCCGAGCAGGCCGTGCGGACGCACCACCAGGACCACGGCCATGAACAGGAAGACCACGACCAGGGTGATCTGCGGAAAGACCAGGATACCGAATGCCTGGATCAGCCCGATCAGCACGGCCGCCAGGAACGCCCCGCCGACGCTGCCCATTCCGCCGACCACGACCACCACGAAGGCCTCGACCACCACGTTGATGTCCATATGCAGGTTCGCCGCCTCGCGCGGGACCTGCAACGCCCCGCCCAGTCCCGCCAGGGCCGAGCCGAGAAACAGGACGGAGGTGAACAGCCAGCTCTGGTTGATGCCCAGGGCCGCCGTCATCTCCCGGTCCTGGGTGGCGGCGCGGACGAGCGTTCCCCAGCGGGTGCGGTGGAACAGCAGCCAGAGCAGGCCCAGCACGGCCGGACCGAGCGCGATCAGCAGCAGGTCGTATTCCGGGAAGGGCCGCCCGAGTATCCGCACCACGCCTTCAAGGCCCGGCGCTCGGGGACCCAGCAGGTCCTCCGGTCCCCAGGCCGCCAGCACCAGATCCTGGACCACCAGGACGACGCCGAAGGTGGCGAGGAGCTGGAACAGCTCCGGGCTGCGGTAGAGGCGGCGCAACACCAGCACCTCGATCGCCACCCCGGCCAGCCCCACCGCGAAGGAGGACAGGGCGACGGCGGTCCAGAACCCGATCGGGCCGCTCATCCGCTCGGCCAGGGAGTAGGCGGCGTAGGCGCCCAGCATGTAGAGGGAGCCGTGGGCGAAATTGACGATCCGGGTCACCCCGAAAATGATCGAGAGCCCTGCCGCGACCAGGAACAGCGACGACGCCTGGGCGAGGCCGCCCAGGAACTGGACAAAATAGAAGCCCATCTGCCGGGCAGTCTACCGCGGCCGTCGCTGCATCACGACCTCGTCGGGAGGCAGGTAGTCGGCGCCGTCGGCATAGCGCCACCCGGTCATGGTGCCCTTGCCGTCCCTGACCGCGATCGTGCCGACATAGGCGCCCATGGTGGCTTGGTGGTCGAGGGCGCGGAAGGTGATCGGCGCGAAGGGGCTGTCCACCTGCAACCCCTTCATGGCCTCGACCAGCGCCTCGGTATCGGTCGAGCCGGCCTTCTCGATGGCCGCGGCGATCGACTTCATGGTGGTGTATCCCACCACCGATCCCAGCCGCGGATAGTCGTTGAAGCGCGCCCGGTAGGCGTCCAGGAAAGCCTTGTGGGCCGGCTGCTCGATCTGGTCCCAGGGGTACCCGGTCGCGATCCATCCCTCCGGCGCCTCTCCCTTCATGGGGTCGAGATACTCCGGCTCCCCCGTCAGCAGGCTGACGACGGAGATGCCCTCGAACAGCCCGCGGGTCGTCCCTTCGCGCACGAACCGGGCGAGGTCGGGACCGAAGGTCACGTTGAAGATGGCTTCCGGCTCGGCGGCGGCCAGCGCCTGGACGGTCGAGCCCGCGTCGATCTTGCCCTGGGCGGGCCACTGCTCGGCGACGAACCGGACGTCGGGACGCTTCTCCAGGAGGAGCTGCTTGAACACGGCGACGGCGGACTGGCCGTATTCGTAGTTCGGCGCGACGGTGGCCCAGCGCCTGGCCGGCAGGGCCGCCGCCCGTTCCACCAGCATGGCGGCCTGCATGTGGGTCGAGGGCCGCAGGCGGAAGGTGTAGCGGTTGCCCTTCTCCCACGTCAGGGCGTCGGTCAGCGGTTCCGCCGC contains:
- a CDS encoding YfiR family protein, with protein sequence MPRRSVLNLTLEAVAILALLLSTGGLVPRVSAAPSEYEVKAAFLYNFAKFTDWPSAQKAGLEPFTICILGEDPFGTALDMLQGKPVDGRPVAIRRMMKPEDLKWCRIMFVGRPYADGMERLAGYLQGQPVLTVGDNPGFVRSGGMIGFVPDDGRIRFEIDPDRISPTGLTVSSQLLNLAVIVRSKESSGW
- a CDS encoding TonB-dependent receptor plug domain-containing protein; translated protein: MRLRPGLKALLSVITAALLPMASSAIAAERAGIADLTHLSLEDLMNLRVEVTSASKRTETLGKVAAAVSVLTGDDIRRSGATSIPDALRLISGVQVARINASKYAISARGFNGRFANKLLVLIDGRSIYTPLFSGVFWELQDTLLEDVDRIEVIRGPGATLWGANAVNGVINIITKPAAATQGLLVTGAAGVEERASGGIRFGDAFAGGDGHYRIHAKHMRRDGGLTESGEEASDDMNRSRFGFRADWNSGPANSFTAQGGVTTGRAGESSTMFEPTAPFARTVEQQDRLLNADILGRWTRTLSTASEISLRAYVSRETVHLPQVKVTNDTLDVEFQHHVKPLERHDMVWGAGYRLHSDDIDSTFSLSVAPVRRTEQVINAFVQDEITLIPDMLRFTVGSKFEQNGYSGVELQPSARLLWTPAADHTFWTAVSRAVRTPSRAEDDIRIVQTTRPGPGGLPVTVEATGQRGFDSEDLLAFEAGYRTNPVANLSLDVAAFYNIYDNLLSLEPQPIAFSASPAPRFALPLLAGNRLSARTWGAEVAAEWQPIESWRFRGAYTLLKMDAESDAGSGDTVSAAAANGSSPQHQLDLQSSTDLTDDIELDVILRHVGDLPALGIDGYTTLDARIGWRVAEGVELSLVGQNLVGGARLEYRPEFLSTDPTRVERGVYAKATLRF
- a CDS encoding ATP-binding response regulator, yielding MHVESANSGWSDWRQPFVLVVDDDPVARYLYRQALEQEGFQVADASDGGPALAIFQEREPDLVLLDVLMPGMDGFATCAALRRLPMGIGAHVPVLMVTGLDDVGSIRTAYDAGATDFVTKPINWTILIQRLRYMLRANESLRRLGESERRLAQAQRIAALGSWDWDIRSGEMTWSREMFRLLGYDAGPDAVYDGVAEVRPSLSAVIDRVHPDDRAHFEAAIDRILAAGAPVEKGIDVRIAGTGEQDLDEKRIIRFTGRTVLDRRGRVVRVVGVAQDISERRRGEDTLRQALEQAEAANRAKSDFLANMSHELRTPMNAILGFTEIMDMKLYGPLGNDHYQDYVRIIHESGEHLLQLINAILDLSKAEQGMIELREDRIDVCGTLRACRRLLQTQADAKHIALSLDLPDQPPPILWADEFRVRQILLNILSNALKFTPEGGKVTLRIRCDSPGGDPAGEQSGGLVFEVADTGIGMRVEDIPIALAKFGQIDSSLSRRYDGTGLGLPLTKRLIELHGGSLCIHSAVGVGTTVSVTFPQSRLLADKRRRTAEDEMVLPKIRPFLNQIAAN
- a CDS encoding ABC transporter ATP-binding protein, with the protein product MTAPILRVERLNSFYGRAHILSDVTLSASRGEVVALLGRNGAGKSTTLRSIMGLVDSRRGDVMFDGHDVSRRAPHEIARLGLGYVPEDRRIFTELTVMENLEVGRRPRRNGAPHWTPDRLFALFPNLAEMRCRRGGSMSGGEQQMLTIARTLMGNPLAVLLDEPSEGLAPRIVEMMAHAIVGLKAEGLTIILSEQNLHFARLVGDRAYVIEKGRIRFGGTLEELAADEQVRRAYLAL
- a CDS encoding ABC transporter ATP-binding protein gives rise to the protein MAVLDVSGLSKSFGGVHAVKGVDFSVAAGELLALVGPNGAGKTTCFNMLNGQIRPDAGDIRLNGASLVGKSPRRIWRLGVGRTFQITATFGSMTVLENIQMVLISHHRRLYDLWGRASRRHIDAALALLDLVGMVPQADRPCGVLAYGDLKRVELAMALAGEPRLLLMDEPTAGMAPAERIDLMALTAELVRERGIAVLFTEHDMDVVFAHADRIIVLNRGELIASGPPREVRADRRVQEIYLGSGAMFASGSP
- a CDS encoding ABC transporter permease; its protein translation is MGFYFVQFLGGLAQASSLFLVAAGLSIIFGVTRIVNFAHGSLYMLGAYAAYSLAERMSGPIGFWTAVALSSFAVGLAGVAIEVLVLRRLYRSPELFQLLATFGVVLVVQDLVLAAWGPEDLLGPRAPGLEGVVRILGRPFPEYDLLLIALGPAVLGLLWLLFHRTRWGTLVRAATQDREMTAALGINQSWLFTSVLFLGSALAGLGGALQVPREAANLHMDINVVVEAFVVVVVGGMGSVGGAFLAAVLIGLIQAFGILVFPQITLVVVFLFMAVVLVVRPHGLLGRPQAAARGGGHGVETPLSPATPGLRLAGAVLLAVLAALPALLGDYALAVLTEMTILALFAASLHFMMGPGGMVSFGHAAYFGLGAYGAGLLVKHLSAGMAAGLAAAPLLAGMGALLFGWFCVRLSGVYLAMLTLAFAQIVWSVAFQWSAVTGGDNGILGVWPASWASPRWVFYYLSLALCAGGILMMRRIIFSPFGFALRAGRDSPLRADAVGIDVRRHQWLAFAVAGAFAGLAGGLYAYSKGSVFPTLLAIPRSVDALVMVLLGGVQTLSGPLAGAAVFHALSTEMVRHTDYWRLMLGLAIILLVLLFPQGVVGTLSRLAAGREAR
- a CDS encoding ABC transporter substrate-binding protein, with amino-acid sequence MPDFNKTRSRRSLLGGLLQCAAALALVTAPAVSGKAHAADPVRIGEINSYTGLPAFTIPYRQGWELAVEQINAGGGVLGGRMLQVVSRDDAGKPDDAVRVANELVSSGKVDVLAGTFFSHVGLAVSDYALRTRKLFVAAEPLTDALTWEKGNRYTFRLRPSTHMQAAMLVERAAALPARRWATVAPNYEYGQSAVAVFKQLLLEKRPDVRFVAEQWPAQGKIDAGSTVQALAAAEPEAIFNVTFGPDLARFVREGTTRGLFEGISVVSLLTGEPEYLDPMKGEAPEGWIATGYPWDQIEQPAHKAFLDAYRARFNDYPRLGSVVGYTTMKSIAAAIEKAGSTDTEALVEAMKGLQVDSPFAPITFRALDHQATMGAYVGTIAVRDGKGTMTGWRYADGADYLPPDEVVMQRRPR